DNA from Daucus carota subsp. sativus chromosome 1, DH1 v3.0, whole genome shotgun sequence:
agtttattatctaaacttttatataaaaaggaaaaattccaaaaaatgttatgaaattatatattatatgcgttttaaaatagatatcgaataataaaaaaattgtaaaaaaatgaaaGTGACACATAGAATGACTACCTAACTATTTCTAAATAAGTTTAACCATGTACTCACATCGATAATCTGTTCAAAGCTTTTAAAGCAAGCTTTTCAAAATCGTCTCAGATTTGGTTAAGAAATGGTCTCGAAGGTCTCTAGTAACATACAACTAATTCGTATAAAATTAAAGactgtttttataatatttactcATAATGTTTAAAGCATGGCtggtttttttaataatatattcttataATTTAAAACATGGTTGTGTTTAATATTCCTTCATTCCAAATTAACGAACTATTTGAATTCCGACACGTAATTTAACGTACTTTTGAccattttcatatataaatatcattttataaaattaaattttaaataaattatataactacaCAATAAATATATCTCAAATTATACTCCATCAAAATTGTAATCTGGGATCTTGGGAGGAATATGTGCTGCATAACTTTTCCTTTCAATATCTCAGAATCCTTTCACAACAACCTTAAAACGTgtacaatatatataaacagTATATGCTGATGATATTCCGAATCCTCTGTAAATTTCAACGAGCATATTATAATAGGGCAATCGGTGGTGTAAACAGAATCGACATTGTCGTATAAAATATCACGTGTCCGTGATTATTAGAGGAtagttaattaaaataatataacatatttaaaatataaagtttACTAAGTACATAATGAGTATTTTGGCATGACAAACTATAGTGATATGTTATTATtaaatactagcctttaacccgtgcgaagcacgggcgggtatatagttcgtaatttattatttacaattttaattttaacatcattttattagtattttaatattaatagattgaatttaattaaattatattattcgactgactatattttctcccgattacttgaaaatggacaaaccctaacaaatatatatatatatatatatgtatatatatatatatatatatatatatatatatatatatatatatatatataatacatttaatccgaatttagtacatgtagatttaaaaattaaaaaaatcagaaaattcaaatcttttcgaAACATAGACGatcttgtaatacatttgaaagattcagtaatctaatcaatcgaatttcaacatgattctataatcttgatttttttggcaacataaatttttaagattagaattagaaagagttatgtaatgtgtggtgtttatattgatatagaacacgttaaagttaaaaagagttatataaagcttcttgttaaaaaaagatattcgaaattattatttataattttatttataacatcattataattttttaataaaatattatatgataagttagtgttaggagtgtttttagtatttgaaactgtttaacaatgtaagactaatagactccacatttgtagacttgtagtaccaaggagagtaccaaaccaaaaaatataactaaaacctaggattacaaattatacccatgttggcttattatagtatagtatagatataatGTGTCTATCATATTTCATTTCAGATTAGTAATTTTTGGTCGGCTAAAAATGATATAAGGATGAGAAAAGAGTTTTAAAACCCGGAAAAAAAAGTGAACCAAATATAGGATATCGAAAGCCATAACTCAATCTCACACCACCTCAgttgattttgaaatatttcaCTAGCTTGGTCACGTAGTTTAAAATGCATTGATGACATAATCATGCGACTCATTTTAAATTTGttctgtaaataaaaatttaaatatcaaatatttatcgGAAAAGAATAGGTTTAAGAAACATATGAAAATAAatgatcaatatattttaaattaaataataaaagccAACTAGCTCATATGAAAGAAATATCGGccataaaaaagaaagaatttcatcaaagaaatatttatgaaaatttggaaaaaaaatttatgctCGTTGAGAGAATCGTTCAGAATCCTTTTCAGAgagatcaattttttttttcacgtTTCTTTGTGAAAAACATTAAATACTCCTTTTATTCCTTTTAAACCGAAGAGAGTaaatgtaaatattttataattgcaCGGTTTAAGATCATGACAAGCCAACGAAAttgttaataaaatgaaaaaaagttCACCAAAAACACACTTACGGTTACggaattaaattaaatgaaattcgGTACAACTCCCTTAGTACTAAAAAGTAAAAACGTACTTATCATTTCGGAATTAAAGTCGATACAACTCACTATATGGGCCCTAGTTCGtacaaaataaattgaaataatcaagaaaaaaacaaacaaaaatgccATGAAAGTAAAAGTGAGACACGAAACATGTTAGTTTCCTCGCATGCCAAGCATGTGTCACAAATTTAAGCAAGCACTTGTCGAATAAGCCTCTCAATTTTACACACGTCCCCCGTATCGCAAACCGagtaacaaaaaaaatactacGCTCACCGATGACGTATCACATTCTAAATTATACACTCGCACAGTCCAATTTGGAATATTCGGTTTGGAAACCCCCAGCTAAGTTTCTATATAAAACCCCCACCACCGCCTCTGAAAAACCTAACTAGAAACAAACCAAGAAGAACATGTGTGAAAAGCTCAACAGAGAATACGAAATTTGCGAAGAGATCGGCCGTGGACGATTCGGCGTCGTTTACCGCTGCTTCTCCGCCTCCTCCGGCGAATCATTCGCTTGCAAGTCCATCGATAAGCGCCTCCTCGTCGATTCCACCGACCTCGAGTGTCTCCAGAAAGAGCCTAAAATCAATCACTTCCTCTCCGGCAACAATAACAATATTCTTCAAGTTCACGACATCTACGAAGACGAGAATTATCTCCACCTCGTCTTCGATATCTGCGATTCGCCGAATTTGTTTGACCGGATCTCGAACAACCAGCCGCTCTCGGAGCCTCAGGCGAATAGGTATTTCAACGATTTGATGACGGCGATTGCGTATTGTCATCGATTAGGGATAGCGCACCGGGACGTGAAGCCGGAGAATGTGCTGTTTGATTCCCGAGACAGGCTGAAGCTCGCGGATTTTGGATCGGCGGAGTGGTTTGGGTGCGGGAGTGAGATGATGAGTGGAATTGTAGGCACGCCTTATTATGTGGCGCCGGAGGTTTTGTCGGGGCAGGATTATGACGAGAAGATTGATGTTTGGAGTTGCGGtgtaattttgtatataatgtTGTCCGGTGTGCCTCCGTTTTACGGCGACTCGCCTGCGGAGATTTTTGAGAAGGTGTTGCGGGGGAATTTGCGGTTTCCGAGCAGGAATTTCCGATCGGTGTCGTCGGAGGCTAAGGACCTGTTGAGGAAGATGCTGTGCAAGGATCCTTCGAGGAGACTCTCCGCTGATCAAGTTCTCCGTGAGTACTCCTAATTCATTTCTCATTTCTCATTTTGTTGTTAAGTAACATTAAGGATTCAACATTTCTCATAAGCGGaactctgatatcatgttaagtagTCAGTGGAACGAGATCTTATGCTACAACAAACGTTATGCAATggaaaataaattagtttattaacgACAAATTAATGTATTGCAGGACATCCGTGGGTGCTAAATGGAGGTGAATTACTGAATCATATGGACTAAGCATGAAAAGTGATATGAGGAATCTCAGCCGAAAGATTTTGCAGCGCGGAGAGTTGGAGATTGAGGAGGACAGATGACAGATCCTTTATTTCTAGTTGAAGATATTGGAAGTGAAGTAGTTGTGGTCCTGGGAAGTAGTAGGTTCAACGAGATTTTGAATGTATGCAAGTGAAAATAACAAGTGATAATGTATATTACTGGTAGGAGTTGAGGAATTGTGGTGCTTGTACTTTGTACCCAatgttctgtttttttttggtttggcAGTAGAGTTTTTCTCCTGATCAAAAGGCTGATGATCCATGTAAAAATGTGGTTGTAATCAAGAGCAGAGTTTTCTGAGTTTCATATGTTACGAGGCATGTGATTGTTGTTTCATTGTTCCCACTTGCTTGCATTTAAATCTTTTCTTAACTGGAATCAGAATCCATGGAATATGCTTAGAATAGGAAATAAAGTCTTTGGGCCTGTTTGGTTCCaggaagcagaagctgcttctggcttctgcttctcttgacccgtttgtgtaaagaagtagaagcacttttaaaaagctgagaatgctagcttctatCTCAcagtttctgcttcttttccaaacattttattaacttctttacttctcacttctactccacttctttactataagcaagaagtcacttcttttaaactaacccaaacggcccctttaTATGTGAGATGCTACTAATTTACGGTCAAGATATATCCCGAGTAAACGCTATTCTCTCTGTCTCGtctattttggaataaacacgtaTACTAAAAAAAAagacgcatattaagaaaaaagttggttgaatataattttacttcATTCAACATTAATTAGTATATTGATAAGTAAGAACAGAGTTGAGTTTAAAAAatttcacaataaatatagggatttagtgcattgagaaatgagaataatgttgagtttcaaaaaagtcacaattaatatatagataaatttgtattgaaagaagagatgaacaaatattttaggacaaatttttttttcaaaaaaaacttataaattgagacggagagaATACTACAAAATATCACTCGATAAACCGATCTGAGTAGTAGAAAATCGGGTCAAAATCgaaattgattaaatttagtCAAACTCAGTTTGGCTCCGTGTACTTCGAAACCAAATTTAGAAGGCTGATGGTGGAGGTGAAATTGTGGTTGTAATCCAGAGCAGAGTTATCTGAGTTTAACGAGGCATGTGATTGTTGTTACTAGAGTTTGTCCAAGTAATTTCATTGTTCCCACTTGCTTGCATTTAAATCCTTTCTTAACTGGAACCAGAATCCACGGAATATGCTTTAGTGTGCTCCTAATCTACCATCAAGGAATGGGGGTGAGAAGAGCATCTCCTATAGTCTCTTTAGAGGGgctcttaaattgaaatttgaagagGATGgtcatttttttattccaataaGCTCCTAGTCACTcttaaattttctaaatttctCTTCTCTTTCTTCAATTCTAAGAGCTAGTAGTCattcttaactaatattttataataaatgtgTAAGAAAACATTTGCTCTCCATCTACTTTCTTTTGTACTTTTATGCACATGacttacttttaataatataaaataaaatgaggaGTGAATATAAGAagtgttgttggagttgaacccacgttaaatcactaagagctaatatttttatattatatttaggagtgaGTTAaaagactattggagatgctcgaAGAAAAGATTCGAAATGCGCCGAGTAAATGCTCTTACTGATCTTCTACGTCACCTAAACGAAAGGCGAAAACAAAAAACGGCTCATTCATATTTAATGCCCGGCTGATATCATCCATATATTCACGTGTCAATTTCTCATACAACATCATCAATATTTatagggtctttctagtgtgtgctcagGGGCACATATTAAGtactaaatttgataaatttggtggattttgaatTATGGACTTGATGTATATGCAGGGGATCATTCTTATTTATGATTagatgaccaataaaaatgcaccaaactcataggagttagtgcttattgtgtgtccatgggcacaccaaTAAAAAACcgatatttatatatgatattcCCATTAAATCTCATTTTATAAgtaactttttaatttttaatcctCCTCCATTAGTTTTCTCCTGTCATCCTCAACTAATTCGTTTTTCTCTCCTTTCCCCATCTCCTTTTAATAAATACTTATTCTGTTCATTTAATAACGGTGAAATGTTctctaaatatttttctttttgatttttctcatatttttttttcttaaacacAATTTCATTAATATAAGAAATTCCTCTAAAGAGAAGATACAAAAGAAACACCGACCGAAGCCACTCATATCTCATACTTATTTAGATGATTTTGTGCGGAACAGTATAAGTGTAATTAAGATTGGCTTTAACTTCCttaaaaaaaagattttctTTAACTCTTGAAATTCTAGATGAGCAGATtacttaatataatttaaaactcgATTCAAAAGGGGTTTCGATTTGAATCCTTCAtccttatttatttaatttaagattTTGATGCTATTATCTACAGTCAAGGAATGAAGTAGAATGCTACGATAAGTGCCGGAAAGGTCTTTTGATTCGATCGAGTGCTTAGGGGTCATTTGATAAATCTgaacaattaatatatgaatgaaTAATACATCTGATTGGTCTGAATGATTAAAAAATCTGAATTctgaatgaataatattatttgataatttttttaaaatatctgaatgacaaaatttttaataaaaaacaaaaaagttaaATAATCTTTCGAtgaaatttatatgtaataaCTATAGAAATCTTATAagtgtttaatataaaatatatttaaaattctaaatataatGTAATGGTTAATTTCAGGGTAGTATTACGTGTATGACTCGTTCCGCCAGAGTTTTTGAAATGAATAGGTCAGCACAATTTAAGATCCGGTCAGCTGCAACAAGTGCATCCCAAACGAGATGAATCAGATGTTTCGGTCAGTTAGACCTTATTCAGCTCTAATCAGGAGTAAACAAATGAGCTCTTAGTCAAGTCAAGTTTTCATTTTCTCCAAGGATTTTTTTTAGTATTCCTTCTGTCCCATCATGTTCCTTACATTATTTCTGGACatgtattttgtaatttttgtaaagtatagttttataatatttttttattttttatttttgtgaattgatatttaaattttaattcaaaaagaataaattaaataaatattataaaactatactttataaaaacCTAAAAATAGGTGAAAACAATGAACATAAACAATCAcatgagacagagggagtataaaatagtATAAAACACGAATAGAGTAGATGAATTCGTGTGGTCTATCActatttaattgataaatactccctctgtcccatttaattcttttcaactgctcgacacgcatttcaatgctcttatataaaatatagctccgtaattttattttgagattttctttttctgaataaaaatataacatccaaactttaatttagaaaaagaaaattttaaaaataaattacacaactacactttacaggagtattaaagtccgtgccgcgtccccatctcccaatgtatactactcgggggacagagggagtaataaataaaaGATGAAAATAGTGAGTTGACAATgtctataaattttaaaaatatactcttatttttgaaaaaatttgaaatctgaaaAAGACATATTAaggaaaatttttaaaacaacaTATCCGAATATTATTTCTATTACGGAGCCACAAACCTGCTGCCATTCCATGCTTATGATCAAACACTCCCCATTACTCCTACTCTATGATTTTAAGATAAGATCACTTACATATCCATGTCAGTGTCTATTGATACAGTATCAGTTTATGTATCATTCAGTGAAGTGATGATACACATTGTCGGAAATGAGATGAGACTGGCTTTATTGTGAGAGGACTAGGCAAGAGGTGGCGTGGAGATAAGTTATTATAATTCCAGAAGTGGACCAGCACCGATTGATAAGTTAGTACACCTAACTTAGAGTATCAATTATCTACTTCTGCTTGCATTCCAAGACACCATAATCATGTcctgttgaaaacaacttaatgtttcaaaatcgaAACACTTTTTAATCCGGGGCGTTTTAGTGAGTTTAAAATagtgttttttgtttaaaataaaaaagtaaaatagaagttagaagtaaattaagatttataaatgattaaactgtttgagaaataagtagaagtctgaaataaaagctagcattcctagctttttataagtgctttttaacttattacacaaacggtacgaataagtgctcataactttaaacaaacacccacttaataatatatatatatatatatatatatatatataataaattagaaagtaattaaaatttaaaaagatcaGTTGCTAGGATGTATATCTTAAACAACTttattattttgtgattttCAGGAATaacttatcaaattattaataatatattatgttattcaaataaacaaactatcgatttttatttatgttttatgaATAATAAAGTATACATTAATATAGAAGTACCCGATCATTCGATTGTAATTTTCGCTtccaatttatattttaagttattaGTTATAACTTAAGTTGTACGAAAATCTACGCAAAATAAGAtgagaatttaatatttttaaaatttatcttttaatataaaatttataaaataaaagtaaCCTACATACGAgacaaaacataaatatattttctcaaTTTGTCCTTTAGTAATTATGTCTCATTAAACAAAATGTAAATAAAACGAATACTCGTACTGTCTCCGTTCCATTCAATTGTATGCATTATTTTCTGACACGTTTTTtaagactcgtttaaagtataatttcataatatattttcaaattctttttttcctgaatagaaatttgatatataaacttttattcaaaaaaaatttaaaaaaacattacaaaactatactttataagagtctcgAAATacatgcaaacagtgaacgtgtACAGATgatcgggacggagggagtatattctaatttaatgagacgttttttatattatacatgATTATAAATCAATCACGGATAATGCTACGTGctctaaaaataattattcaaaattttttatcaaatgatGTGACAGACAAAAGGAATATATGATAAGTGATTGATGTATATACAAGAAGTCTCATTATTATTGGAGTGAATACAGCGGATCAGACTTCGACACactatttgaaaaaaaaaattgagataatTTTTTGGGAAACCTAGTAATATTTTCCATTAATCACGTATGTTTTTGAAAGTCAGTATAAGCATATGCAAAAATGGATATATAGTATATGctgataaaaaatatgtataaacatactcatattttttataatagaaATGTTTGGGGTACCACATATAACtgaataaaataacacatccaGATATCCAGCCAAAAGAAAACATATACAAATAGGTGGCAACAATAATGGAGAGGGGATCACAAGTTCACAACACCCCTGATGCAGTGGCCATGGGCTCATAATAAATTCACGGGAATTCGAAtaataaacaataataaaaactgCGTCATGTCTTTGAaagttgaaatttgaattttatattttatcttgTTATCCTTTTCTCCCCTGAGTCGGTAAGTTGTATATGCGGCAGGGGTGTACAGGAAAAGGCGAAACAGAACAACCCAATCCAAACCGATTATATTTCGTCTGGATTCAAACCGAAATTTTTTAATCTGATGAGTAATTGGATTGAAAATGTAGTAATCCGATTTAGTTGGGTTGGATATGGGCTTCGGATTTTATAAACCGATCCAACCCATCCCGATTGAAAAAGATGAGAATATATTAGATTTATCAATCCCGTCACATATTAGCCTAGTCTATTTAGTTTTATTGTATTTGTGTGcttcttaaatttaatatagtaatttttgtttgttatttaaatatatatgagattAAATTTATGAATGAGAATATGAGACTAAATTCATTATTATGTTTGTCAAGGAGCACACAAACATGAATATTGTTTGTTTGCTATGTAAATGTATTTATGGCTTTAAATTTATCTGTTTAAGTAGCAAACAAACATGAATGagaatatgagattaaattCAAGAATATATTTGCTCATTATTTGtcaccacttatttttttaactgaattcaattttatgtttttgacaaaattgttaaagtaatttttagtgtaAAAAATTGGATGTTGAAAACCTATTTGACATCAgcgattataatatttattaatccaATCAAACCGATCTAAACTGAAGTAGTACAAATTGATTtgggttacaaatttatacggttcgggttgagttgaaattttgaaaacccgacttaattgggttgggtcgatAAATCCGCCAACCCGCCCAACCCAAACTGCGTACACCCCCATATGCGGGAGCGGCTAATGCTCTTCtaatatatcttttataatttatttttgaaatttactttttgaatataatttaactattaaatttttgttcaaaaaaaaaattcttaaaaataagttataactcatatttatataaaaaaaattaaagtgcGGGCCAAATAGataatgtatagaattaaatgagaAAAAGGGAGTAATATTCTCCCGGTTCCTTTACATTTTATGGATATAGGTTTAAGTTATATTAAGACTTTTATAAGATAtaactttttaatttaatttaaattttttattcaaaaataaatatttaaatataaattataaagagTTTAATATATCTatcagataaaaaaaatattaaaataaacggAAAGTTAAGTTTTTAATATCGGATTGCAAAAaggttttacaaagctttttgattaaaaaagaaACCTGCACCACATGGCACATGGAGAACCATAAGGATATCTCATGCTGGTTTGATTAATTACTTACTCCATAAATTACATAGTAGGTGAGGTCCTACGTCAAACGAGGTGTGCTTTTGAATAATAGGGTGCTTATATTTGCATTATTTTTGTACATATACATCTAATATCTGTGTTATCAATCAGAGTGTGTTATCAATCAGAGGAGGTGTGCTTCTAGACAACTGAGTGTGTGCTCACGCTGCCttattttatttacatatatattaatatattaattaacatTACAGTCCTCCTCTTAATATTacatacactttttttttttgaaacaaatattACATACACTTTAATATCTAGGAGTCgtctaatatttaaattaattgaaattgaaattgaaattaaaattgaaatttataattatatttttatttaatatttaatatgagtcgtataattaaaattgaaatttataattatatttttatttaatatttaatatctagGAGTCGTCTAATATTTAGCTATGtcacaaatatatcaattttt
Protein-coding regions in this window:
- the LOC108206052 gene encoding phosphoenolpyruvate carboxylase kinase 2; this encodes MCEKLNREYEICEEIGRGRFGVVYRCFSASSGESFACKSIDKRLLVDSTDLECLQKEPKINHFLSGNNNNILQVHDIYEDENYLHLVFDICDSPNLFDRISNNQPLSEPQANRYFNDLMTAIAYCHRLGIAHRDVKPENVLFDSRDRLKLADFGSAEWFGCGSEMMSGIVGTPYYVAPEVLSGQDYDEKIDVWSCGVILYIMLSGVPPFYGDSPAEIFEKVLRGNLRFPSRNFRSVSSEAKDLLRKMLCKDPSRRLSADQVLRHPWVLNGGELLNHMD